The Helianthus annuus cultivar XRQ/B chromosome 11, HanXRQr2.0-SUNRISE, whole genome shotgun sequence region acactccccattcccgagacgaaggttaaggtcCAAAGTCATACCCGgttcaaactttttacaatttacaaAATATCTAATggtaaagtgaataatcacatataaaatggttatccaagattaacccgccccgTGAAACCGACaaatcatgcacatccctcacaatgttctctccgcTCGGTTCATAATTTGGCTAATTTtcataatgtattagcactttaaaaaaaaataatcgcTCAAacccgattagaacacgtacccgcataggcttgcaactcaatcattctccaccactcAACACGAATACgaagcacaagtcataaggtctttgtaagggttgtagcggggctaggctaagggtaggaaataggatattttaaagtggctaaggtgatgaaaactcgatttttattacaaagcaACTACTCTAAACAAAACTAACTATACACATTAACTACGAGGCAATGATTTTTTTCgtccttttattcaacaactaataactcatattttttgtattttctcaACGATTTTCTATTCTCTTTTTTTTTGCAACATTTTCTgattgacttttttttttttttttttttttttgcaaacacaactatacaaacaaataatcctaTAAGCGAaatttcatcacacgggtttaaaagaaaaggtttaacggttatgggctaaacgggttgtcaaacgaaaggattaggctcaaagtgggcgactaggggatttatttgggtaaggatGGATAAATGGTTTTAAAGGAAAAGGTTCACCTAATGCCTTAGTCAtcctcgtgcttgtattcggtctatggtctcaaacgtatcaaaagtcgcaagttctacaatacatgactaatggtccactcaaataAAGAAACCTGAATATGTAATCCTATaatgtaaaagtggctcaaaacctcacatgtATAAAGGGTATGGTATGCGACATGCATAATGTACTAGTTTCTTaagcggattattcccaaataaccacccgctaaatacccgtcttgctattaatttgaacttgaccatgacaaaagaccaaatgggttgtgccatccctcgttgacttagttacttgtgctttaagATTGCtttttaaacaagacattttgaaaaatttttgaaattttcccctatccccacacttgaagtaaacattgtcctcaatgtgtagtgtttaaatgaacgggtcaaaaacgaaaaattttactactcccccatccccagacttgaagtacatattgtcctcaatgtgtgaaAACTAGAGTATTagatgcacaagggatgtgacacggctaattcTCCCAAATTCTCACCcggaaataaaatacaaaaatacactcCACTTATTGTTAAACTACGAATCAAGGTAAAAAGGAaacgcatgcacctgatttttgtcgCTTGATGCCCatgtcttcttcttctcttcataaAACCGGTTGTCTCTCGAACATCATATACCTACAAAttctaacccttgtgtagaagcatgcttctcacaaccattgaaatttgttaggGGTTTAGTTCTACCGTTTTTATAAAAGCATTACCAAGTCATGTGTTAAATTACCTTGATTTTTGTGGAAAAATaaattacaacaacaacaaacctaactcactttcgtaggaatcacagTTGCATTTAGCtcatgcaacaagcccttttaaaccccccaatagcttgggaggacgagtaggtctcgtgtgGGTTATATatggaacacacccacaacgttcatttatctactaaaacaaaataacaaattatacaacaacaacaatactaaTTAAACTATGAATAACAACTAAAACGAAATGCGaaataaaatatacaacaacaattaaCTTACCACCTCATGGTGGTCGAATGGCATGCTTGACGTCCACGAGCTCCTCAAGATCACCCACCGGTGATTCGTACCATTTGTTGCCAAACGGTCCAAACTTCCTCACCTcctcttcctttttcttttctagaggtgacttctttgctttcttcttcttcttgaccGTCTTCTTCTTTGTTTCTCCAAACCTACCAACCATAGCACTAACCTTTTTGTTTGGATTCATGTCCTTTTTAGGACACTTATCCTCACCGAGTGGGTtagtaaattttggaaaaacatttaaatttaatTCCTGGTCCCCAAACTTCATACTTACTGTTCTCGTTGCACAATTTATTATGGCATTAGCAGTTGCCAGGAACGGCCTACCCAGTATGACTATCGGTTGGGTGTCCCCAACACACCCAACATAGTCTACTACCAAAAAGTCAACTGGGTAGTAGCAATCATCCACCTTAACAATCACATCCTCCACCATCCCCCTTGGATACGTGGGAGTCTGATCGGCCAATACCACGGGAGTATCAAAATTTTTtaatggaccaaaatcatattggtcatacaaactccCGGGCAAGATGCTCACACAAGCTCCAAGATCTAGGAGTGCCCTCTCAATTTTAAATGTTCCAATTTGAATTGGAATAAGAGGATCTCCCGGATCTTGAGCTTTTGGGGGAAGGGCACTCGATAAAACGGCACTCACATGAGATATCAAATCAACCGGTTTGGGTAATTTGTTGTGCCGTTTTTCAatgcttaactccgttaagcatTCCACATGAGCCGGAACCTTTTTAATGTCATCTAGTAACGGTAAATTAATTTTAGCTTGCTTAAAATTTTCCCACCCCTCGTCCTTCGGTGGGCACCGTTCTTCACTTTTCGATGCATTAAGCAGGTTAAGttgatttaaacaattttcacaaaaagaaTTTTTAGTTACGTTTTCATTTTTACTTTGTGAAATCGTTTCGTGTTCATTTTCACTTTCCGACTCCTTACCTATATTTTCCACTACACCATCAACGAATTGTGGTGGTGGAATGTTTTCAACACTACAAACTTCATCATTTAAAAGAATACTTACCGAGCTAACGCGTGCATCCCTCACGTTGCTTGTGCTAAAACCTTGATGCTTCGGGTTCACTGtagtgtcacttggaagctttcCCATGCTTCCTCTCACTTGAGCTATCTCTTGAGCAAGTTGGCCCACTTGCTTTGCCAATGCCTCATGTGCTTTATCTCGAATCTCGTTTGTCTTCTTCATCTCTTTGACATCATTGTGAGTCTCTTTTATGTTGCTTTGAGATTCCTTTTGCATGTTCAGCAAGGCATCCTATAGGATCGTttactgacccgaacgagtcgttcagaggttgtctcttgcgtttcagatgcggaataataagaaatgcaagtagatatagcttgttcttcctcctaactgcttgttttattgatttgaaacgttttacagctcaatcgtcacaccggcagagcttcggcgtggaatccaaCAATCACTACTGAGGACCGCTCTATcgactcctatatataggcagttgggtccgcttatgtgtcacatgaccataagagcggaccacactagtccacataagcggaccaacatgtcaaataagcgaacctagaatcctatgtccctatgagcggacctagtaCATGAAACACATACAGACTCCGGTTTTCTCataaaacgtgccctatgctatacaatacgatataagacctgatcctagacacctagacgcaatcaacagatgtagtgcactaacagactccccctcagatgttgatggagtcgccaatacaCCCTAACAGTATAACTGTGTCTTTAACTCTttagtctagatcagtctctTGGCTTTCTCTTttttcaatcttcagactccccctctcgatttactggcattcttttgttcttcagtaacatcttcaggatcgttgtctggctttaaaacactctaattctcttgatcagatctcttgattccttaagttcatcagcatcaacgatAGACGTGATCTATCAGGATCAGAATCTgactctactcattctttcagAATTGATTTCTAGGATTGAAACTTGGCTCTCTTCCATCAGAGatcttcaggaatcgaaacctggctacctgcacaatctcaaccccgAAATGAAATTTATTTCACGAATATTTCAAGTAACTGTGCACCAACACATGACTACTCTCATATGACTATGATtcaccacttgaagaaggttagattaacaaaaacagttagatttacacaaacactccccctcaaatgctgctcatcatgtttagcactcggaaatttgaaaatcagttttccaacgtcagctatcgaaaatctttttgactttttcaaaatttagctaaaacacact contains the following coding sequences:
- the LOC110888300 gene encoding uncharacterized protein LOC110888300; its protein translation is MQKESQSNIKETHNDVKEMKKTNEIRDKAHEALAKQVGQLAQEIAQVRGSMGKLPSDTTVNPKHQGFSTSNVRDARVSSVSILLNDEVCSVENIPPPQFVDGVVENIGKESESENEHETISQSKNENVTKNSFCENCLNQLNLLNASKSEERCPPKDEGWENFKQAKINLPLLDDIKKVPAHVECLTELSIEKRHNKLPKPVDLISHVSAVLSSALPPKAQDPGDPLIPIQIGTFKIERALLDLGACVSILPGSLYDQYDFGPLKNFDTPVVLADQTPTYPRGMVEDVIVKVDDCYYPVDFLVVDYVGCVGDTQPIVILGRPFLATANAIINCATRTVSMKFGDQELNLNVFPKFTNPLGEDKCPKKDMNPNKKVSAMVGLMEFKGFSGALQATGSKRDQPGM